Within Paenibacillus sabinae T27, the genomic segment ATAGTAGGCTTTGTTAAAGAAAGAATCTTCACCTTGGTAGCCCACGTCTGTGCCGGTATTGGATTCGAATACAAGGTATTTGTGGCCATTATCCTCAACATAGTGAGGATCTCTCAGTGTATGGTTATCGGAATAGTCTCCGCCGCCAAAAGACTGGTTAACATTTTGATAAATTTTTCCGTCGCCGTCAAAGATCGATTTGAGATCTTCCACGCCGTTCACCTTCAGCGTATCGGCATCCGGCTGCGACACATTGATTTGAGCCGTTGTCAGAGTTTGCTTGCCAAAGAATCCATGCTCCGGATCCCAGCCTTGACGGTTGGTGTAGAACAAGCGTACTTTGCCATCTTTAGTCAAGGTTGCGGAACCAGACCACTCTTCAGCTTGATTGTTCAGGATCGGATCGTTAGGAACGTATTTGTCGCTGTCCTTGAATACGCGGCCGGCGCTCTTCCAGGCATCAATGGAGTTGTCACCTTTCTTTTTGTAGAACAGGTAGATAAATGTATCCCAGCCTCTTTTCGGGTCACCCGCCAGGGCAAATACCACATCGTAGCCTTTGTAATCCGCTACTGTGCCATCTGCGTTTTGCAGCGGCCAGCTGTCCCATACGTCCAGATCGATCAGGTTTCCGAATTGATCATAGCCTTTTGCGGAAGCGATGTTTTTAATCTTGGATGCGTCGAATTGCGGTACTTTGAATTGCTCGCTATTTTGCTGCCCAGGAATTTTCAGCATATCAAAACGTGTGATGTGGGAAATGCCGTAATCTTCTTTGTAAACCACGCTATCTTTCCCTTGCGCAAAAACCGAAGTTCCTCCACCTGCCAGTAAAGCTGTCGTAAAGGTTACTGCTGTCGCTTGCTTCACAAACTTTTTGATGTTCATGCTCGATCTCCTTTTTTTGTTTTGTTCCTGAACAAACAGAAAAAGACCTAAAAATTCCTAATGGAGAAGATCCGGCGCTTGGCCGCACGTCCCCAACGGACTTTTAGGTCTTGCCTGCTTAAACAGTAACAAACCTGTAATATTTTGTTGACACGGTTATTGTATATTTTTGTTCTGCGGTCTGACTATAGACCAAAACTCCCGTTTTGAAAAAGGGGGAAGACGGAGGTTAGGCCCAGTCCATCCACAACAATACCTAAAAAATTTGTAACTATTTCACAGTTTCAAAACGATGAAGTTCGTTTAAATATGGCCTTTCATCGGCTTCCATCACTTCAATACAATCCCAAATCTACCCTTCATCGCCAAACCCAATCCATATAGGTCAATAGGCCTATATGGATGTGGGCATTGAACTTTTTCGCTGACGTTAGTTGATCGTCAATTGTCCTTGTTCCAGGATGCTGTCTTTGACAACCGAGGTTTTGGATCCCTTGATGTTCATCAGGAAGCTTGGCGCGAAGGAGGAACGATGCTCCGGATAGAAGCCGCGATTGGTAATATAGCTGGTAATCACCACGTTGTTTCCGTCGGCCTGCGGAACCGCAAAGTGAGAGTACGTAAAGGTAACATCAGCGGGATCGAGATCCAGGTGCAGGACAAGTCCGGTGTCGTTCAATGGCTTGTAAGGTCCCGTCAGAGAGTCGGACACAAAGCCCAGCATATAAATATCCTCGGCGCCGATTCCGTCAATGGTCATTTTGGAGCCTCTGGAATCCGTGAACAGATACCATTTGTTATTCAGCTTGAATACGTTGGCCCGTTCGATTTCATCCGTTACGGTATTGGACGCGATCAGCGGCTTCATGACTGTTTTCAGCGTGTAATCGTCATTCAATTCGATGATGCCAAGTGCGCCGTTCGCCAGCGTAGCGTCATGCTTTTTAGGGCTTTGAAGCAGTCTTTCTCTTTCCGCCTCAAAGAATTTTTTATTACCGCCAAAGAAAACCTGATTGTTGAATGCTTCTTCACCCTGGTAACCCGTTTCTGTGCCGGTATTGGACTCGAATACGAGGTATTTATGACCGTTGTCTTCTACATAGTGAGGATCTCTAAGCGTATGGTTGTCACCCGAAGCATAGGCTCCTTCCTCAATAAACTGCTGAACATTTTGATATGTTGTTCCGTCGCCGTCAAAGATGGATTTATGATCTTCAACGCCTTCCACTTTCAGCGTAGCCCCATCCGGCTGCGACAGGTTGACTTGTGCCGTTGTAATCGTTTGTTTGCTATAACCCGTTCCGCCATCTTCCGGCGCGCCCGAGAAATCCGTATAGAACAAGCGTACTTCACCCTCAGGGGTCAATGTCGCGGAACCGGACCACTCTTGAGTCTGATACTTGAGGATCGGATCATTGGCGGCGAATTTATCGCTGTCTTTAAATACACGGCCTGCGTTCTTCCAGCTATCGATCGATTGCTCGCCGGCTTTTTTATAGAATATGTAGATCGAGGTGTCGTTTCCGTCCTTCGGGCTCCCTGCCAATGCAAACACAATCTGGTAGCCATGATAATTCGCTACGGTGCCGTCGGCATTTTGCAGCGGCCAGCTGTCCCACACGTCCAGGTCGATCAGGTTGCCGTATTTATCATAACCTTTTGCCGAAGCGATGTTCTTGATGGTGGATGCATCGAACGCTGGCACTTTGAACTGTTCGCTCGTCTGCTGTTCAGGAATTTTCAGCATGTCAAAGCGTGTGATGTGGGAAAAATCATATGTTTCTTTGTAATCCGCACTGTCCTTAGCCTTGGCCAAAACCGAAGTTCCGCCACCTGCCAGCAATGCTGTTGTCAAAGTTACTGTTGCCGCTGTCTTCACAAACTTTTGGATGTTCATTCTTTCTCTCCTTTTCCGTTTCAAATTTTTGTTCCTGATCAACAGAAAAAGACCTAAAAATTCCAAGTGGAGATGATCCGGCGATTCGCCGCACGTTCCCCAAACGGATTTTTAGGTCTTGCCTGATTAACAGTAACAATCCCGACAATATTTTGTTGTCTGGACTAATCTTATATTTTATAACACACAATAACTATAGACCAAATTTCCTCTTTTTGGATAAGGAGAAAAGGAGGGAATTCGACCCAGTCTATCCTCAAATATTCCTAATTATTCCTGATTAGTTTGAGTAATTTATAATTTATTTGAGTAATTTATAATTTAATGGTATTTAAAGTTAGTTATGAATGAAAAGGGAATAAATTGAAGGAAAGGGTACATCTTCACGCCCTCCAGCGAGACTTATAAGGAGAGGAGTCGGAATCATCTCTTGATGGAAGGTAACGTTATAGTATTCAAAGGCTTAAGGGAGGATCATTCGTTGAGAAAATATAGTGTATTTGCTGTATTGTCTCTTTCATTGTTTACATTCAATGTCTGGATGGATGTGTGGATGGGCGAAACAATAAAAACTTCGCTTCATAAGATGCTCGGAATATTTAAAGCCATGTCTTTAATCGAATACTTCATCCTATTTGTGATTTTGGTGCCGTATTTTACCTCTCCATTTGTCTCTAAGTTGATTCAATTTTTAAGGAACAGAAATCGAACTTGATAGATTTACTGAAAAAGACAAAAACTAACCCAACGCAGAGTCGCTTAACAAAGCGCTGCGTTGGGTTAGTTTTTTTAAAACTTAATTCACCATATCTTTCAACCGGGTATCCACCCGATTGATCTCCATGGCGATAAGCACCATCTGGCTGTCGGTAAAGGCATACCCGTAATCCTCGTCCACCTGGCGGGCAACCCGGCCGGCTTGCTCGTAGGCCAGCACATAGCGTTCCTTGGCGATCCGCACGATTTCCGGGTCCAGCTCGTTGCGGAGCTTGCCCGTCTCATCGGCCTGGAGAATGTTCTCCAGTTGGTTCACCAGACGCTCGTAGTTGGCGGAGCTGCGGTTCATCGATACACCGGCGGCATTTTCGATTCCTTCGGCAATGTCCCGGATCATGGCGGCCATGTTGGCGTCCGCTCCGCCGGCCCCGGCGTTCACCCAGGCGGTATGGATATGCATCGCGATATACCCTACCTCGTCCTCCGGAATTTCGATCTGCAGCTTCTCCCAGATGAGCTTTTTCGCATGCAGCCCGATTTGGAACTCTCTCGGAAATAAAATGCGAATTTCCTCCAAAAGCGTGTTCTGGATGATCATTCCCTTGGTGAGCCTTTCCAGAGCAAACGAGAGATGATCCGTCAGCGCGATATGAATATGCTTGTTGAACGTTACTTCAAGCTCCTGTTCCGCATAGGAAATGATGCTCTCGGACACCGCAATCTCCTCTTCGGGCAGTGTCCGCAGCATTTCCTGAAGATGACCGTATTGATCCGAATCGTCCATAATGAACACCTTCTCGATGCGGGTCGGATCGACAATATCATTTTTTCCTTTTTG encodes:
- a CDS encoding glycoside hydrolase family 68 protein → MNIQKFVKTAATVTLTTALLAGGGTSVLAKAKDSADYKETYDFSHITRFDMLKIPEQQTSEQFKVPAFDASTIKNIASAKGYDKYGNLIDLDVWDSWPLQNADGTVANYHGYQIVFALAGSPKDGNDTSIYIFYKKAGEQSIDSWKNAGRVFKDSDKFAANDPILKYQTQEWSGSATLTPEGEVRLFYTDFSGAPEDGGTGYSKQTITTAQVNLSQPDGATLKVEGVEDHKSIFDGDGTTYQNVQQFIEEGAYASGDNHTLRDPHYVEDNGHKYLVFESNTGTETGYQGEEAFNNQVFFGGNKKFFEAERERLLQSPKKHDATLANGALGIIELNDDYTLKTVMKPLIASNTVTDEIERANVFKLNNKWYLFTDSRGSKMTIDGIGAEDIYMLGFVSDSLTGPYKPLNDTGLVLHLDLDPADVTFTYSHFAVPQADGNNVVITSYITNRGFYPEHRSSFAPSFLMNIKGSKTSVVKDSILEQGQLTIN
- a CDS encoding glycoside hydrolase family 68 protein; this translates as MNIKKFVKQATAVTFTTALLAGGGTSVFAQGKDSVVYKEDYGISHITRFDMLKIPGQQNSEQFKVPQFDASKIKNIASAKGYDQFGNLIDLDVWDSWPLQNADGTVADYKGYDVVFALAGDPKRGWDTFIYLFYKKKGDNSIDAWKSAGRVFKDSDKYVPNDPILNNQAEEWSGSATLTKDGKVRLFYTNRQGWDPEHGFFGKQTLTTAQINVSQPDADTLKVNGVEDLKSIFDGDGKIYQNVNQSFGGGDYSDNHTLRDPHYVEDNGHKYLVFESNTGTDVGYQGEDSFFNKAYYGGSNKFFENEKDKLLVSPKKQLAELANGSLGIIELNDDYTLKTVMKPLIASNLVTDEIERANVFEKNGKWYLFTDSRGAKMTIDGIGAEDVFMLGYVADSLTGPYKPLNGSGLVLSMDLDPKDVTWSYSHFAVPQADSDNVVITSYMTNRGLYEDHKSTFAPSFVVNIKGSKTSVVKDSILEQGQLTIK
- a CDS encoding PRD domain-containing protein, with translation MKIKKILNNNAVVVHDQGEEKIVMGSGIAFQKGKNDIVDPTRIEKVFIMDDSDQYGHLQEMLRTLPEEEIAVSESIISYAEQELEVTFNKHIHIALTDHLSFALERLTKGMIIQNTLLEEIRILFPREFQIGLHAKKLIWEKLQIEIPEDEVGYIAMHIHTAWVNAGAGGADANMAAMIRDIAEGIENAAGVSMNRSSANYERLVNQLENILQADETGKLRNELDPEIVRIAKERYVLAYEQAGRVARQVDEDYGYAFTDSQMVLIAMEINRVDTRLKDMVN